The following coding sequences are from one Kushneria phosphatilytica window:
- a CDS encoding flagellar brake protein has protein sequence MSQPCHGVVEDVDAIADVFVELTHNAHEVTLRFDATPVHYPVSVVSVDRISASCLLDITSLGDIDELLARRYQFILHARQESASLRSSTMQIRRVVSRSGRLGLHCDFPQQLRYARRRGYFRAALSDGMTVTVELAAPDGQCWQALLCDLSIGGCLLALPASQPLPELDAQLQLRARFPNGEVFKANSRLRHIQAGEGDTMQMGVRFDIGMAEHERRVWFYVREIERESVRQRRTPSETRPLAPSRLFQITSDDTGSD, from the coding sequence ATGTCCCAGCCGTGTCACGGAGTCGTCGAGGATGTCGACGCCATTGCCGATGTTTTTGTCGAACTGACTCACAATGCCCACGAGGTCACCCTTCGTTTTGATGCCACGCCGGTCCATTATCCGGTGTCGGTGGTCTCCGTTGATCGGATTTCTGCCAGCTGTCTGTTGGATATCACCAGCCTGGGAGACATCGACGAGCTCCTTGCCAGACGATATCAGTTCATTCTTCACGCTCGGCAGGAATCGGCGTCACTACGCAGTTCAACGATGCAGATCAGGCGGGTGGTCAGCCGCTCGGGTCGGCTGGGGTTGCACTGCGATTTTCCACAGCAGTTGCGTTATGCCCGCCGCCGTGGCTACTTCCGGGCGGCGCTGAGCGATGGCATGACAGTGACAGTGGAACTGGCAGCGCCTGATGGCCAGTGCTGGCAGGCTCTGTTGTGTGATCTGTCAATCGGAGGCTGTCTGTTGGCGCTGCCTGCTTCACAGCCCCTGCCGGAGCTGGATGCTCAGTTGCAGCTGCGGGCACGTTTTCCCAATGGAGAAGTATTCAAGGCCAATAGTCGGCTTCGCCACATTCAGGCCGGCGAGGGCGATACGATGCAGATGGGCGTCCGTTTCGACATCGGTATGGCCGAGCATGAGCGGCGGGTCTGGTTCTATGTCCGCGAGATAGAGCGGGAGAGCGTGCGTCAGCGGCGGACGCCCTCCGAAACACGACCACTGGCACCCTCACGGCTGTTTCAGATCACCTCGGATGATACCGGGTCAGACTGA
- the asd gene encoding archaetidylserine decarboxylase (Phosphatidylserine decarboxylase is synthesized as a single chain precursor. Generation of the pyruvoyl active site from a Ser is coupled to cleavage of a Gly-Ser bond between the larger (beta) and smaller (alpha chains). It is an integral membrane protein.): MDREQLFAWLQYPIPHHTLSRLIGRVADSRQPWIRDTFIRRFASHYNVDMSQAEQPDLGAYENFNAFFTRALKPEARPLGAGILSPADGVLSQFGAIKHGTLIQAKGHAYSLTALLGGDEARAEPLRRGRFATVYLSPRDYHRVHMPCTGTLRETVYVPGRLFSVNQATTRQVPALFARNERLVCHFDTEHGPMALVLIGAMIVAAIETVWAGRITPIPRQPRHTLFDAQPVTLERGAEMGRFMLGSSVVMCFPESIEFNEPLTPGQMVSMGQSLATPKS, translated from the coding sequence ATGGATCGCGAGCAGCTTTTCGCCTGGCTTCAGTACCCGATTCCCCACCACACCCTGTCACGCCTGATCGGCCGGGTGGCCGACAGCCGCCAACCGTGGATCCGGGACACTTTTATCCGGCGTTTTGCCAGCCATTACAACGTCGACATGAGTCAGGCCGAACAGCCCGACCTCGGTGCCTATGAAAACTTCAATGCCTTCTTCACCCGAGCGCTGAAGCCCGAGGCAAGGCCACTGGGGGCCGGCATTCTATCCCCTGCCGATGGCGTACTCTCACAGTTCGGTGCCATCAAGCACGGCACGCTGATCCAGGCCAAGGGCCACGCCTACTCGCTCACTGCGCTACTGGGGGGTGACGAAGCGCGCGCCGAACCGCTTCGCCGTGGCCGTTTTGCCACCGTCTATCTGTCTCCACGTGATTACCATCGCGTCCATATGCCGTGCACCGGCACCCTGCGCGAAACCGTCTACGTGCCGGGCCGACTGTTTTCGGTCAATCAGGCTACCACCCGTCAGGTGCCGGCACTGTTTGCCCGCAACGAGCGGCTGGTCTGTCACTTTGATACCGAGCATGGCCCCATGGCGCTGGTACTGATTGGCGCCATGATCGTCGCCGCCATCGAAACCGTCTGGGCGGGTCGCATTACGCCCATCCCTCGCCAGCCACGTCACACACTTTTCGATGCGCAACCTGTCACGCTTGAGCGCGGCGCCGAAATGGGACGCTTCATGCTCGGCTCATCGGTCGTGATGTGCTTTCCGGAGAGTATCGAGTTCAACGAGCCGCTGACCCCGGGTCAGATGGTCAGCATGGGCCAGTCACTGGCCACGCCAAAAAGCTGA
- a CDS encoding DUF4385 domain-containing protein codes for MSENAKKDATTDCRAHPECYRVGRGEQGVLTIEPYKSELLPHWRFRTPEIARESSRTLHDMFEQYRQDNDFVGMDMARKFIQMGYTRARRYANYRGGRKYDRQGRINERKIDETKAEAARIFEAVWKQVREDSDYLARKREHQRRYG; via the coding sequence ATGTCCGAAAATGCAAAGAAGGATGCCACCACTGACTGCCGCGCCCATCCCGAGTGTTATCGGGTTGGCCGCGGTGAACAGGGGGTACTGACAATAGAACCCTACAAGAGCGAACTGCTGCCGCACTGGCGCTTTCGTACTCCCGAGATTGCCCGAGAGTCTTCACGCACCCTGCACGACATGTTCGAACAGTATCGTCAGGACAACGATTTCGTTGGTATGGACATGGCGCGCAAGTTCATCCAGATGGGCTATACCCGGGCAAGACGCTATGCGAACTATCGCGGAGGTCGCAAATATGATCGCCAGGGACGCATCAATGAACGCAAGATCGATGAAACCAAGGCCGAGGCTGCCCGCATTTTCGAAGCGGTCTGGAAACAGGTTCGCGAGGACAGCGATTATCTGGCGCGCAAACGCGAGCATCAGCGCCGTTACGGTTAG
- a CDS encoding M4 family metallopeptidase, which yields MRALAASNNPYGIIPPHLLNRVIQHGNEQQRRRALTTLNLDDGFRGHAARRQADTVHEYHATDDGETPQRHIFDARHGMQLPGEEVRSEGDPEVNDREVNEAYDDLGATWRFFREIFDRDSIDDDGMALLGTVHYGQEYQNAFWNGQQMVFGDGDGEIFRPFTRALDVVAHELTHGVTELTAGLAYSNQSGALNESISDVFGAMTAQYSANQTAGEADWLIGAELLTESVQGKALRSMAQPGSAYDDPVLGRDPQPGHMDEYVNTAEDNGGVHINSGIPNHAFYLIATALGGYSWERAGHVWYDTLLDERLTPDADFATFARLTIDNAQRRFDEEVVSAVREGWQGVGINP from the coding sequence ATGCGTGCGCTGGCAGCCAGCAATAATCCCTATGGCATTATCCCGCCCCATCTGCTCAACCGGGTCATTCAGCACGGCAACGAGCAGCAGCGCCGTCGAGCCCTGACGACGCTCAATCTTGATGACGGCTTTCGTGGCCATGCTGCCCGACGTCAGGCCGACACCGTGCATGAGTATCACGCCACCGATGACGGCGAGACGCCACAGCGGCATATTTTCGATGCCCGACACGGCATGCAGCTGCCGGGCGAAGAAGTGCGCTCGGAGGGTGACCCGGAGGTCAATGATCGCGAGGTCAACGAGGCCTATGATGACCTTGGGGCCACCTGGCGGTTCTTCCGGGAGATTTTTGATCGTGATTCGATCGATGATGACGGCATGGCGCTGCTGGGCACGGTCCACTATGGCCAGGAGTATCAGAATGCCTTCTGGAATGGTCAGCAGATGGTATTCGGCGATGGTGATGGTGAAATATTCCGTCCCTTTACACGGGCACTGGATGTTGTCGCCCATGAATTGACTCATGGTGTGACCGAACTCACCGCCGGGCTGGCCTATTCCAATCAGTCCGGTGCATTGAATGAATCGATCTCTGATGTCTTCGGGGCAATGACGGCGCAGTATTCGGCCAATCAGACAGCCGGTGAGGCTGACTGGCTGATTGGCGCCGAGCTGCTCACCGAGAGTGTTCAGGGCAAGGCATTGAGATCCATGGCCCAACCCGGTTCGGCTTATGATGATCCGGTACTGGGACGTGACCCGCAGCCCGGTCACATGGACGAGTACGTCAATACTGCCGAGGACAACGGTGGCGTGCATATCAACTCGGGGATTCCCAATCATGCCTTCTATCTCATCGCTACGGCGCTGGGAGGTTATAGTTGGGAACGCGCCGGCCATGTCTGGTATGACACGCTGCTTGATGAGCGTCTGACCCCGGATGCCGATTTTGCCACTTTTGCCCGCCTGACCATCGACAACGCCCAGCGTCGTTTCGATGAGGAAGTGGTCAGTGCCGTGCGTGAAGGCTGGCAGGGTGTCGGGATCAACCCATGA
- the efp gene encoding elongation factor P encodes MASYSTNEFKAGLKVMLDGDPCNIVENEFVKPGKGQAFNRVKLRNLMTGRVWERTFKSGESIEGADVLELDMEYLFNDGEMWHFMKTDGSFEQYAADKKAVGDTEKWLKEQVTYTVTLWNDNPIAVTPPNFIDLEVTQTDPGVKGDTANGGSKPATLSTGAVVRVPLFINEGEKLKVDTRKGEYVGRA; translated from the coding sequence ATGGCGAGTTATTCTACCAACGAATTCAAGGCCGGTCTGAAGGTGATGCTGGATGGCGATCCCTGCAACATCGTCGAGAACGAGTTCGTCAAACCCGGCAAGGGCCAGGCCTTCAATCGTGTCAAGCTGCGCAATCTGATGACCGGTCGGGTATGGGAACGTACCTTCAAGTCCGGTGAATCGATCGAAGGCGCCGATGTTCTTGAGCTCGACATGGAGTATCTGTTCAATGATGGCGAGATGTGGCACTTCATGAAAACCGATGGCTCCTTCGAGCAGTACGCCGCCGATAAAAAAGCGGTAGGTGATACCGAGAAGTGGCTCAAGGAGCAGGTGACCTACACCGTTACGCTGTGGAATGACAATCCGATCGCTGTGACCCCGCCCAACTTCATCGATCTGGAAGTGACCCAGACCGACCCCGGCGTCAAGGGGGATACCGCCAACGGGGGCTCCAAGCCGGCTACACTCTCTACCGGCGCCGTGGTGCGGGTGCCGCTGTTCATCAATGAGGGTGAGAAACTGAAGGTGGATACGCGCAAGGGTGAATACGTCGGTCGCGCCTGA
- a CDS encoding protealysin inhibitor emfourin, translating into MSRFADLDEHASIRLAREGGVVAAPGLSRPRQIDFQGCSSAERQRICAILDEADRCLPLGEPPGRGDQRFYRVLIWRGLQRTAEDDDAPRDELKVPESHAPQALVTLWRDGPENS; encoded by the coding sequence ATGAGCCGCTTTGCTGATCTGGATGAGCACGCTTCGATCCGGCTCGCCCGGGAGGGCGGTGTGGTCGCTGCGCCGGGATTGTCCCGGCCGCGGCAGATCGATTTTCAGGGCTGTTCAAGCGCTGAACGTCAGCGGATCTGTGCCATTCTTGATGAAGCTGATCGTTGCCTGCCGCTGGGTGAACCGCCCGGGCGGGGTGATCAGCGCTTCTACCGGGTACTGATCTGGCGTGGCTTGCAGCGTACGGCAGAAGATGATGATGCCCCGCGTGATGAGCTCAAAGTCCCGGAGAGCCATGCTCCGCAGGCGCTGGTTACGCTCTGGCGCGATGGTCCCGAAAACAGCTGA
- a CDS encoding DUF2237 family protein gives MPSDRAFNVLGEPLQECCHDPVTGFYRDGFCHTGSEDAGEHVVCAVMTESFLSYSRSRGNDLSTPRPEFGFAGLAPGDVWCLCLQRWSEAFRAGVAPPVRLEATHEKALERVPLETLRRYAH, from the coding sequence ATGCCGAGTGATCGGGCTTTCAATGTGCTGGGAGAACCGCTGCAGGAGTGCTGTCACGATCCCGTAACCGGATTCTATCGTGATGGCTTTTGTCATACCGGCAGTGAAGATGCTGGTGAGCATGTGGTCTGCGCCGTCATGACCGAATCCTTTCTGAGTTATTCGCGCTCTCGCGGCAATGATCTGAGTACGCCGCGGCCTGAATTCGGTTTTGCCGGCCTGGCGCCCGGCGATGTCTGGTGTCTGTGTCTGCAACGCTGGAGTGAAGCCTTTCGGGCTGGCGTGGCACCTCCGGTGCGTCTTGAGGCCACTCATGAAAAAGCGCTGGAGCGAGTACCGCTGGAGACCCTGCGCCGTTATGCGCACTAA
- the epmB gene encoding EF-P beta-lysylation protein EpmB, translating into MITRTSDGVQAIAAHTPNADWQTQLREVIRDPATLLDALSLPHDLLAGARGGHAQFSVRVPRAYLNRMTPGDRDDPLLRQVLPLTQETDSVTGFVTDPLAEADHTPRAGLIHKYAGRVLLIASAGCAINCRYCFRRHFPYEDHTPSMTEWQETLDYLRNDTSITEAILSGGDPLVSSDRRLAWLCEALAEIPHLRRLRIHTRLPVVIPDRINEALLEWLGNTRLQRVMVLHINHPREIDEHVSAACQRLRQVGVTLLNQSVLLRHVNDSVDTLAELSERLFEVGIQPYYLHVLDAVAGAAHFDVPDDEARSLVARLRTRVSGFLVPRLVREIPEEASKTPL; encoded by the coding sequence ATGATAACGCGAACCTCAGACGGTGTGCAGGCCATTGCTGCACATACGCCCAATGCCGACTGGCAGACCCAGCTACGCGAGGTGATCCGCGACCCGGCCACCCTGCTGGATGCGCTGTCGCTGCCGCACGATCTGCTGGCAGGCGCCAGGGGAGGGCACGCCCAATTCTCGGTACGTGTGCCACGCGCCTATCTGAATCGCATGACCCCGGGCGATCGCGATGATCCACTGCTGCGCCAGGTACTGCCCCTGACGCAGGAAACCGACAGTGTCACGGGCTTTGTCACCGACCCGCTGGCCGAAGCGGACCATACGCCGCGAGCCGGACTGATCCACAAATATGCTGGCCGGGTACTGCTGATCGCCAGCGCCGGCTGTGCCATCAACTGCCGCTACTGTTTTCGGCGCCACTTCCCCTACGAGGATCATACGCCCTCGATGACCGAGTGGCAGGAGACCCTCGACTATCTGCGTAATGACACCTCGATTACGGAAGCCATTCTCTCGGGCGGCGATCCACTGGTTTCAAGTGATCGGCGGCTGGCCTGGCTCTGTGAAGCACTGGCCGAAATTCCGCATCTTCGACGGCTACGCATTCATACCCGGCTGCCAGTAGTGATTCCGGACCGGATCAATGAGGCGTTGCTTGAATGGCTTGGCAACACCCGATTGCAGCGGGTGATGGTATTGCACATCAATCACCCGCGCGAGATCGATGAGCACGTAAGTGCCGCCTGTCAGCGCCTGAGGCAGGTCGGCGTCACGCTGCTCAACCAGAGCGTGCTGTTGCGTCATGTGAACGACAGCGTGGATACGCTGGCAGAGCTCTCCGAACGGCTGTTCGAGGTGGGCATCCAGCCTTACTATCTGCACGTTCTTGATGCCGTGGCCGGCGCCGCACATTTTGATGTGCCCGACGATGAAGCGAGATCGCTGGTCGCCCGACTGCGTACCCGGGTATCCGGGTTTCTGGTGCCACGACTGGTCAGGGAGATTCCCGAGGAAGCTTCGAAAACCCCGCTTTAG
- the parC gene encoding DNA topoisomerase IV subunit A, which yields MDIHVEEGDVERLSLSRYTEKAYLDYSMYVILDRALPNVGDGLKPVQRRIVYAMRELSLTASAKYKKSARTVGDVLGKFHPHGDSACYEAMVLMAQSFSYRYPLVDGQGNWGSPDDPKSFAAMRYTEARLTRFSEVLLAELGQGTVDWVPNFDGTMNEPAVLPARLPHVLLNGGSGIAVGMATDIPPHNVGEVIEATIHRLRHPQSTVTDLCRYLPAPDFPTSPEIITPKSDLVKLYTAGRGSVRMRARYRVENSEVIIEALPWQVSGARVLEQIAAQMQAKKLPMVADLRDESTHEEPTRLVIVPRSGRTDVEGLMAHLFATTDLEKNARVNMNVIGLDGRPQVMSIDRLLDEWLSFRRTTVRRRLEHRLGKVEDRLHILEGLLIAYLDIDEVIRIIREEDEPKPALMNAFGLSERQAEAILELRLRHLARLEEMKLRGEQSDLEAERKQLKALLGSDAAMTDLIEKELREDAEKFGDERRSPLVERDEAKALSEVDLIGADPITVVVSQKGWIRAAKGHEIDPESLSYKSGDSFALAARGKSNQPLVLLDDGGRAYTLAAHQLPSARGQGEPISGRVNLTAGARIRGVMLGPGDGQWLLGSDGGYAFRGTLEEFTGRSKSGKSALTVPKGCDVLPPLALPPGEAGQAPDARLAVVSNEGRLLILDTAELPAMSRGKGNRTINIPSARAAGRDEFVRDWALLPPGAALVVHAGKRKKRLTGEELDYHVGEPGRRGHKLPQGFQKVSRLEVELPGNNGAGGGGK from the coding sequence ATGGACATTCATGTCGAAGAGGGCGATGTCGAGCGTCTGTCGCTCTCCCGTTATACCGAGAAGGCGTATCTCGACTACTCGATGTACGTCATCCTCGACCGCGCACTGCCCAATGTAGGCGATGGCCTCAAGCCGGTGCAGCGACGCATTGTTTATGCCATGAGAGAGCTGTCGCTGACGGCCAGTGCCAAGTACAAGAAGTCTGCACGTACCGTGGGGGATGTGCTCGGCAAGTTTCATCCTCATGGGGACAGTGCCTGTTATGAAGCGATGGTGCTGATGGCTCAGTCCTTCTCCTATCGCTATCCGCTGGTGGATGGGCAGGGGAACTGGGGCAGCCCGGACGATCCCAAGTCGTTTGCGGCGATGCGTTATACCGAAGCGCGTCTGACCCGTTTTTCCGAGGTGCTGCTGGCCGAGCTGGGGCAGGGTACGGTCGACTGGGTGCCCAATTTTGATGGCACCATGAACGAACCGGCGGTGCTGCCGGCGCGGCTGCCGCACGTGTTGCTCAACGGCGGCTCGGGCATCGCCGTGGGCATGGCGACCGATATTCCTCCGCACAATGTCGGTGAGGTGATCGAGGCGACCATCCACCGTTTGCGTCATCCGCAATCTACCGTGACTGATCTGTGTCGCTATTTGCCGGCACCTGATTTCCCGACGTCGCCGGAAATCATTACGCCAAAGTCCGATCTGGTAAAACTCTATACCGCAGGGCGTGGCTCGGTACGAATGCGGGCTCGCTATCGGGTCGAAAACAGCGAAGTGATCATCGAGGCGCTGCCCTGGCAGGTCAGTGGTGCCCGGGTACTGGAACAGATTGCCGCTCAGATGCAGGCAAAGAAGCTGCCGATGGTGGCCGATCTGCGTGATGAGTCGACGCATGAAGAGCCGACCCGACTGGTCATTGTGCCTCGCTCGGGACGCACCGATGTCGAAGGGCTGATGGCGCACCTGTTCGCCACGACCGATCTCGAGAAGAATGCCCGCGTCAACATGAACGTGATCGGGCTGGATGGTCGGCCACAGGTCATGTCGATTGATCGGCTGCTTGATGAATGGTTGAGCTTCCGGCGCACGACCGTACGGCGTCGGCTTGAGCACCGTCTCGGCAAGGTCGAGGATCGCCTGCATATTCTCGAGGGGCTGCTGATTGCCTATCTGGATATCGATGAGGTGATTCGCATCATCCGTGAGGAAGATGAGCCGAAGCCGGCGCTGATGAACGCCTTCGGCCTCAGCGAGCGCCAGGCCGAGGCAATTCTCGAATTGCGACTGCGGCATCTGGCGCGTCTCGAAGAAATGAAGCTGCGAGGCGAGCAGAGTGATCTCGAGGCCGAGCGCAAGCAGTTGAAGGCATTGCTGGGCAGTGATGCCGCGATGACCGATCTGATTGAAAAGGAGTTGCGTGAGGATGCCGAGAAATTCGGCGACGAGCGGCGTAGTCCGCTGGTCGAGCGCGACGAGGCGAAAGCGCTCTCCGAGGTCGATCTGATCGGTGCCGACCCGATTACCGTAGTGGTCTCCCAGAAGGGCTGGATTCGGGCCGCCAAGGGCCACGAGATCGATCCCGAAAGCCTCTCCTACAAGTCTGGTGACAGCTTTGCACTGGCGGCGCGCGGCAAGTCCAACCAACCTCTGGTGCTGTTGGATGATGGCGGACGTGCCTATACCCTGGCCGCTCACCAACTGCCTTCGGCTCGAGGGCAGGGGGAGCCGATTTCGGGTCGGGTCAATCTGACCGCCGGCGCACGCATACGCGGTGTGATGCTGGGTCCCGGGGATGGCCAGTGGTTGCTGGGAAGCGATGGCGGCTATGCCTTCCGGGGTACGCTTGAAGAATTCACCGGGCGCAGCAAGTCAGGTAAAAGTGCGCTGACCGTGCCCAAGGGTTGCGATGTACTACCGCCATTGGCATTGCCACCCGGCGAGGCAGGGCAAGCCCCTGATGCCCGGCTGGCTGTGGTCTCCAATGAAGGACGGCTGCTGATTCTTGATACAGCCGAACTGCCTGCTATGAGCCGGGGCAAGGGCAATCGCACGATCAACATTCCCTCGGCCCGTGCAGCAGGACGTGATGAGTTCGTGCGCGACTGGGCGCTGTTACCACCTGGTGCTGCCCTGGTGGTGCATGCAGGCAAGCGCAAGAAGCGGCTGACCGGCGAAGAGCTCGACTATCATGTCGGAGAGCCCGGACGGCGTGGCCACAAGCTGCCCCAGGGCTTTCAGAAAGTCTCGCGGCTGGAAGTTGAACTGCCCGGCAATAACGGCGCTGGCGGAGGTGGCAAATGA
- the serB gene encoding phosphoserine phosphatase SerB yields the protein MTRRVLVRATGSARPGQLGGLGQALAEAGARLLDINQSVTFDMVAFETLVALDEAGEEQRTRLEQSLEEAGDRHALVIQTVDVSEEDHERWSRGDGHTRLIVTLLAPKLPATVLAELGRLTSAFGLTIELIHRLSGREPLDGEAPERGVCIECWLRGESVDLDALRKGALAIGADHGVDLAIQQDSIWRRHRRLICFDMDSTLIQAEVIDELARRHGVYEEVAEVTERAMRGELDFQQSFRERMSKLAGLSESVLADIAEELPLMPGVEHLLEQLRRLGYRTAILSGGFTWFAEYLQRRLGFDEVHANELVIENGVVTGEVREPIVDADRKAQLLEEMAARQGIRLEQTVAVGDGANDLKMLAVAGLGIAFRAKPTVREQARQSISTLGLDGVLYLLGYRDDDRDEVLGAR from the coding sequence ATGACCCGGCGTGTGCTTGTCCGGGCGACCGGTAGTGCCCGACCCGGGCAACTGGGCGGCCTGGGGCAGGCGCTGGCAGAAGCTGGTGCCCGGCTGCTGGATATCAATCAGAGTGTCACCTTCGATATGGTGGCCTTCGAAACGCTGGTGGCGCTGGACGAGGCGGGTGAAGAGCAACGTACCCGCCTTGAGCAATCGCTTGAAGAGGCGGGTGACCGCCATGCTCTGGTCATTCAGACCGTCGATGTCAGCGAGGAAGATCATGAGCGCTGGAGCCGAGGAGATGGTCACACCCGGCTGATCGTGACACTGCTGGCGCCGAAGTTGCCGGCCACCGTGCTGGCGGAACTGGGACGACTGACTTCGGCCTTTGGTCTGACCATCGAGCTGATTCATCGCCTTTCGGGGCGTGAACCGCTGGATGGAGAGGCGCCGGAGCGCGGTGTCTGTATCGAGTGCTGGCTGCGTGGCGAATCGGTCGATCTGGATGCCTTGCGCAAGGGGGCGCTGGCCATCGGTGCCGATCACGGGGTCGATCTGGCCATTCAGCAGGACAGTATCTGGCGGCGCCATCGGCGACTGATCTGTTTCGACATGGATTCGACCCTGATTCAGGCTGAAGTCATTGATGAGCTGGCGCGTCGCCACGGCGTGTACGAAGAAGTGGCTGAAGTTACCGAGCGCGCCATGCGTGGGGAACTCGATTTTCAGCAGAGTTTTCGTGAACGCATGAGCAAACTGGCCGGGCTATCGGAGTCGGTATTGGCCGATATTGCCGAAGAGCTACCGTTGATGCCGGGTGTTGAACATCTGCTTGAACAGTTGCGTCGCCTGGGATATCGCACGGCCATCCTGTCGGGCGGCTTCACCTGGTTTGCTGAATATCTGCAGCGTCGGCTGGGCTTTGATGAAGTCCATGCCAATGAGCTGGTGATTGAAAATGGTGTGGTGACCGGTGAGGTGCGAGAGCCGATTGTCGATGCTGATCGCAAGGCTCAGCTGCTCGAGGAGATGGCAGCGCGTCAGGGCATTCGACTGGAACAGACCGTGGCCGTCGGTGATGGTGCCAACGATCTGAAAATGCTGGCGGTCGCAGGTCTGGGCATTGCCTTTCGGGCCAAGCCCACAGTGCGTGAGCAGGCACGCCAGTCGATCTCTACCCTGGGCCTTGATGGTGTGCTCTATCTGCTCGGTTATCGGGACGATGACCGGGATGAGGTGCTCGGAGCCCGGTGA
- the epmA gene encoding EF-P lysine aminoacylase EpmA, whose product MDKSVESWRPSAAIETLCERARLLAEVRRFFAERGVLEVETPVLGHAGSTEVHLDSLSTEATTPAGRERLWLQTSPEFHMKRLLAAGSGPIFQLARSFRNGEVGRRHNLEFTMLEWYRPAWSLKALVDETEALIRTLLPSAGVRRLRRYRSLFREMLDVDPFTASLAALQHLAGEWGGIAMDDIERDGCLDLLMSMAIEPQLGRDGIDIVIDYPPSQAALARHVTDVEGDRVAARFEVYVDGLELANGYDELVDASEQAERFAEDNRARARLGKPLVESDRQLVAALEAGLPESSGVALGIDRLIQLALGRDSIAEVMAFPTSRC is encoded by the coding sequence ATGGATAAATCGGTAGAGAGCTGGCGACCCTCGGCAGCCATCGAGACACTGTGTGAGCGGGCCCGGCTGCTGGCCGAGGTGCGGCGTTTTTTTGCCGAGCGTGGTGTACTGGAAGTCGAGACACCGGTGCTGGGTCACGCAGGCAGTACCGAGGTGCATCTTGATTCGCTCTCAACCGAAGCTACTACGCCGGCTGGGCGTGAGCGGCTGTGGCTGCAGACTTCACCGGAATTTCATATGAAACGACTGCTGGCGGCTGGCAGCGGACCGATCTTTCAACTGGCACGCAGTTTTCGTAATGGTGAAGTGGGGCGCCGCCACAATCTCGAGTTCACCATGCTGGAGTGGTATCGCCCGGCATGGTCCCTCAAGGCGCTTGTTGATGAGACCGAGGCATTGATCCGAACGCTGCTGCCCTCAGCCGGCGTACGTCGACTGCGTCGCTATCGCAGCCTCTTTCGTGAAATGCTCGATGTTGACCCTTTCACTGCCTCATTGGCGGCACTTCAGCATCTGGCGGGAGAGTGGGGCGGTATTGCCATGGATGATATCGAGCGTGACGGCTGCCTTGATCTGCTGATGAGCATGGCCATTGAGCCGCAGCTGGGCCGAGACGGTATTGATATAGTTATCGACTATCCACCGAGTCAGGCTGCGCTGGCCCGTCATGTCACCGATGTCGAAGGGGATCGGGTCGCCGCGCGCTTCGAGGTCTATGTCGATGGTTTGGAGCTCGCCAATGGATATGACGAACTCGTCGATGCCAGCGAACAGGCCGAACGCTTTGCCGAAGATAATCGCGCACGCGCGCGCCTTGGCAAGCCGCTGGTTGAAAGTGATCGGCAACTGGTGGCGGCCCTGGAAGCCGGCCTGCCCGAAAGCAGCGGTGTAGCGCTGGGCATCGACCGGCTCATTCAGCTGGCGCTTGGCAGGGATTCGATTGCCGAGGTCATGGCCTTCCCGACATCGCGCTGTTGA